In a genomic window of Amycolatopsis japonica:
- a CDS encoding bifunctional salicylyl-CoA 5-hydroxylase/oxidoreductase, with protein MRIAVLGGGPAGLYFATLAKQLHPDHEITIWERNAPDDTFGFGVVFSDETLGGIEHADPVIHAAMRREFARWDDIDVHFRGTVHTSGGHGFAAMSRKRLLGILQERCAELGVDVRFRTEAPSAAEASAEYDLVVAADGVNSPTRNALAESFRPSLQTRRCKYIWLGTDLVFDAFKFYVLETPHGIMQIHGYPYGDTASTFILELHEDVWQRAFGEIAATSLAPGESDEKSIEVIRELCADVLGDHQVFANNSKWTAFATVRCASWRHENVVLLGDAAHTAHFSIGSGTKLAMEDALALAACLHEQSDMDSALEAYEAERRPVVTSTQRAAQASLEWFENMGQYTHQDPAQFAFNILTRSRRVTYDNLRLRDPEFTAELDNWLASTVDGEVRPPMFQPFRIGNLDLPNRVVVSPMDMYSSEDGVPTDFHLVHLGSKALGGAGLVMTEMVCVSETGRITPGCGGLYTEEQERAWKRVTDFVHGHSPARIGVQLGHSGRKGSTKLMWDGIDQPLPEGNWEICAPSAIPYSEANQTPRELTKAELDGIRDQFAESARAAARAGFDLLELHCAHGYLLSSFLSPLTNRRTDDYGGSLENRLRFPLEVFDAVRAAWPAERPMTVRISATDWYDGGIDVDDAVEIARAFAEHGADGIDVSTGQVVSEEKPEYGRSYQTPYADRIRNEIGREYGIAVIAVGAISSYDDVNSLILAGRADLCALGRTHLYDPQWTLHAAAEQGYPMPWPKQFAAGSRKPQGGRTDGPKPRLELLRSGEPGTAHARWRPGSDR; from the coding sequence GTGCGTATCGCGGTGTTAGGCGGCGGCCCGGCGGGGCTCTACTTCGCCACGCTGGCGAAACAGCTCCATCCCGATCACGAGATCACCATCTGGGAACGCAACGCGCCCGACGACACCTTCGGGTTCGGGGTGGTGTTCTCCGACGAGACCCTCGGCGGCATCGAGCACGCCGATCCGGTGATCCACGCGGCCATGCGCCGCGAGTTCGCGCGCTGGGACGACATCGACGTCCACTTCCGTGGCACGGTGCACACCTCCGGCGGGCACGGGTTCGCCGCGATGAGCCGTAAACGACTTCTCGGCATCCTCCAGGAACGCTGCGCGGAGCTCGGCGTCGACGTCCGGTTCCGCACCGAGGCGCCGAGCGCGGCCGAGGCGAGCGCCGAATACGACCTCGTCGTCGCGGCGGACGGCGTCAACTCGCCGACCCGCAACGCCCTCGCCGAGAGTTTCCGGCCGAGCCTGCAGACTCGACGCTGCAAGTACATCTGGCTCGGCACGGACCTCGTCTTCGACGCCTTCAAGTTCTACGTCCTGGAAACCCCGCACGGGATCATGCAGATCCACGGCTATCCGTACGGCGACACCGCGAGCACGTTCATCCTCGAACTGCACGAGGACGTCTGGCAGCGCGCGTTCGGCGAGATCGCCGCGACGTCACTGGCGCCGGGCGAGAGCGACGAGAAGTCGATCGAGGTCATCCGCGAGCTGTGCGCGGACGTCCTCGGTGACCACCAGGTGTTCGCCAACAACTCGAAGTGGACCGCCTTCGCCACCGTGCGCTGCGCGAGCTGGCGGCACGAGAACGTCGTCCTGCTCGGCGACGCCGCGCACACCGCGCATTTCTCCATCGGTTCCGGCACGAAACTCGCCATGGAGGACGCCCTCGCGCTCGCCGCGTGCCTGCACGAACAGTCCGATATGGACAGTGCGCTCGAAGCATATGAGGCGGAACGAAGGCCGGTCGTCACCTCGACCCAGCGTGCCGCGCAGGCGAGCCTCGAATGGTTCGAGAACATGGGCCAGTACACCCATCAGGATCCGGCGCAGTTCGCGTTCAACATCCTCACCCGCAGCCGCCGAGTCACCTACGACAACCTCCGGCTGCGCGATCCCGAATTCACGGCGGAACTCGACAATTGGCTTGCGTCCACTGTGGACGGCGAGGTTCGGCCGCCGATGTTCCAGCCGTTCCGCATCGGGAACCTGGACCTGCCGAACCGCGTCGTCGTCTCGCCGATGGACATGTACTCCTCCGAAGACGGCGTCCCGACCGACTTCCACCTGGTGCATCTGGGAAGCAAGGCGCTCGGCGGCGCCGGCCTGGTGATGACGGAAATGGTCTGCGTCTCCGAGACCGGCCGGATCACCCCGGGTTGCGGCGGCCTGTACACCGAGGAACAAGAGCGAGCGTGGAAGCGGGTCACCGATTTCGTCCACGGGCACTCGCCCGCGCGGATCGGTGTCCAGCTCGGCCATTCCGGGCGCAAGGGTTCCACGAAACTGATGTGGGACGGCATCGACCAGCCGCTCCCCGAAGGCAACTGGGAGATCTGCGCCCCGTCCGCGATCCCGTACAGCGAAGCGAACCAGACCCCTCGCGAACTCACGAAGGCCGAACTGGACGGGATCCGCGACCAGTTCGCGGAATCCGCCCGCGCCGCCGCCCGCGCCGGATTCGACCTGCTCGAACTCCATTGCGCGCACGGCTACCTGTTGTCGTCCTTCCTCTCGCCGCTGACCAACCGGCGCACCGACGACTACGGCGGCTCACTGGAGAACAGGCTGCGCTTCCCGCTCGAAGTCTTCGACGCCGTCCGTGCGGCGTGGCCTGCCGAGCGGCCGATGACGGTCCGCATCTCCGCGACCGACTGGTACGACGGCGGGATCGACGTCGACGACGCCGTCGAGATCGCCCGCGCGTTCGCCGAGCACGGCGCCGACGGCATCGACGTGTCGACCGGGCAGGTCGTCAGCGAGGAGAAACCCGAGTACGGCCGCAGCTACCAGACTCCGTACGCCGACCGGATCCGCAACGAGATCGGCCGCGAATACGGGATCGCGGTGATCGCCGTCGGCGCGATCTCCTCCTACGACGACGTCAACTCGCTGATCCTCGCTGGCCGCGCGGATCTGTGCGCCCTCGGCAGAACCCACCTTTACGATCCTCAGTGGACACTGCATGCCGCCGCCGAGCAGGGCTACCCGATGCCGTGGCCGAAACAGTTCGCGGCGGGCAGCCGGAAGCCGCAGGGCGGCCGCACCGACGGGCCGAAACCACGGCTGGAACTGCTGCGCTCGGGGGAACCCGGCACCGCGCACGCCCGCTGGCGACCTGGGAGCGACCGATGA
- a CDS encoding PaaX family transcriptional regulator translates to MTAVSEATEVDGAGRTAQPRQLIVTVYGLYSRGEGGWLSVRSLIDLLAGVDVEEPAVRSSISRLKRRGILSAVRRDGAAGYELSETALAILREGDERIFRRERATPGDGWLLAVFSVPEAERHKRHVLRTQLARLGFGTASSGVWIAPAHLRDATSDMLRRLELEGYADLFHAEHLAFGDVREKIRDWWDLDQLEALYTAFVDEHAAALRRWQRRKTTDEAEAFADYVRVLTDWRRLPYLDPGLPAELLPPGWAGIRAADLFFTLHSRLGEAAAAHVSRTLP, encoded by the coding sequence GTGACGGCCGTGTCGGAGGCAACCGAAGTCGACGGCGCGGGGCGAACGGCGCAACCGCGCCAGCTGATCGTGACCGTGTACGGCCTCTACTCGCGCGGCGAGGGCGGCTGGCTCTCCGTCCGCTCCCTGATCGACCTGCTGGCCGGTGTGGACGTCGAGGAACCGGCCGTCCGGTCGTCGATCTCCCGGCTGAAGCGGCGCGGAATCCTGTCCGCGGTGCGCCGCGACGGGGCCGCCGGGTACGAGCTTTCCGAGACCGCGCTGGCGATCCTGCGCGAAGGCGACGAGCGGATCTTCCGCCGCGAACGCGCCACCCCCGGCGACGGCTGGCTGCTCGCGGTGTTCTCCGTCCCGGAGGCCGAACGGCACAAAAGGCACGTTCTGCGCACGCAACTGGCCCGGCTCGGCTTCGGGACCGCGTCGTCCGGCGTCTGGATCGCGCCCGCGCATCTGCGTGACGCGACGTCCGACATGCTCCGGCGGCTCGAACTCGAGGGCTACGCCGATCTCTTCCACGCCGAGCATCTCGCGTTCGGCGACGTGCGGGAGAAGATCCGCGACTGGTGGGACCTCGACCAGCTCGAAGCGCTGTACACCGCCTTCGTCGACGAGCACGCGGCCGCGCTCCGGCGGTGGCAGCGGCGCAAGACCACGGACGAGGCCGAAGCGTTCGCCGACTACGTCCGGGTACTGACCGACTGGCGGCGGCTGCCCTACCTCGACCCGGGCCTGCCCGCCGAACTGCTGCCGCCGGGCTGGGCCGGGATCCGGGCCGCCGATCTGTTCTTCACGCTGCACTCGCGATTGGGCGAGGCCGCGGCCGCGCATGTTTCGCGGACCCTGCCCTAA
- a CDS encoding nitroreductase family deazaflavin-dependent oxidoreductase produces the protein MSEALDWNKNIIKEFRENEGKVGGPFEGGSLLLLTTVGAKSGEPRTSPLAYGQEDGKYIVAASYAGADKNPAWYHNIVANPKVTVEVGTEKFEATATVVLEDRAERDRLYALMTSLMPGFADYEQKTDRVIPIVTISR, from the coding sequence ATGTCCGAAGCACTCGACTGGAACAAGAACATCATCAAGGAGTTCCGCGAGAACGAGGGGAAGGTGGGCGGACCGTTCGAGGGCGGCTCGCTGCTGCTGCTCACCACCGTCGGGGCGAAGAGCGGCGAACCGCGCACGTCGCCGCTCGCGTACGGGCAGGAGGACGGCAAGTACATCGTCGCCGCGTCGTACGCCGGGGCGGACAAGAACCCGGCCTGGTACCACAACATCGTCGCGAACCCGAAGGTCACCGTCGAGGTGGGCACGGAGAAGTTCGAGGCGACCGCGACCGTCGTCCTCGAGGACCGCGCCGAGCGCGACCGTCTGTACGCGTTGATGACCAGCCTGATGCCGGGCTTCGCGGACTACGAGCAGAAGACCGACCGGGTGATCCCGATCGTCACCATCTCGCGCTGA
- a CDS encoding PLDc N-terminal domain-containing protein, whose translation MLYFNGFFGVLTLGLWIFCIVDVITTDEGSCRNMPKGMWLLLVLIVPLIGSIVWLVAGRPQHTARAPRGRYERETPAFPEYDRPGRFAATSAADDEEFLRKCRERAEEQRRKAREG comes from the coding sequence ATGCTGTATTTCAATGGTTTCTTCGGCGTTCTCACGCTCGGTCTGTGGATCTTCTGCATCGTCGACGTGATCACCACGGACGAGGGATCGTGCCGCAACATGCCCAAGGGGATGTGGCTGCTGCTGGTGCTGATCGTCCCGCTGATCGGCTCGATCGTCTGGCTGGTCGCCGGGCGTCCGCAGCACACCGCCCGCGCGCCGCGTGGACGGTACGAAAGGGAGACGCCGGCGTTCCCCGAGTACGACCGTCCGGGCCGTTTCGCCGCGACGAGCGCGGCTGACGACGAAGAGTTCCTCCGTAAGTGCCGGGAACGCGCCGAGGAGCAGCGCCGCAAGGCCCGTGAAGGCTGA
- a CDS encoding FAD-binding oxidoreductase encodes MTTMLRSGDPDYDNELAGFQTAVPRRPDVIVPAASAVDVVEAVRHAAEHDLPIAVHSTGHGVGVPFEGGVLVTTHRMTGIRIEDGVARVDAGVRWGAVIEAAAKHGLAPLSGSFPGVGVVGYTLGGGFSLLGRKYGLAADQVTAIEVVTADGELRRATPDTESDLFWALRGGRDNFGIVTALEFRLVPVTRLYGGSLQFGTESLSAVLHAWRDWAADLPREMTSSLGMVPMPDLPMVPEPLRGQHVAQIRIAYLGDAAEGERLVAPLRAAAPLLGDTLAEIPFTESGKIANEPPFPHGYRADNATVSELDDTMLDAILEHAGPGAPVPTVVLLDLLGGALSDLPEHPGVGWDREARFTVRALSVVDDAGMAEIKAAHGKLFDALKPKSTGKLLTFVYGDSGAGDEAAKVYSPADLRRLAEVKAAVDPANRFRLTHNVEPARDAG; translated from the coding sequence ATGACCACGATGCTCCGCTCCGGCGACCCGGATTACGACAACGAACTCGCCGGTTTCCAGACCGCGGTACCCCGCCGACCCGACGTCATCGTGCCCGCCGCTTCGGCCGTCGACGTCGTCGAGGCCGTCCGTCACGCCGCCGAGCACGATCTCCCGATCGCCGTCCACTCGACCGGGCACGGCGTGGGCGTCCCCTTCGAGGGCGGCGTCCTCGTCACCACCCACCGCATGACCGGGATCCGGATCGAAGACGGCGTCGCACGGGTCGACGCGGGCGTGCGCTGGGGTGCGGTCATCGAGGCGGCCGCGAAGCACGGGCTCGCGCCGCTGAGCGGTTCCTTCCCCGGCGTCGGCGTCGTCGGCTACACCCTCGGCGGCGGGTTCAGCCTGCTCGGCCGCAAGTACGGGCTGGCCGCCGACCAGGTGACCGCGATCGAGGTCGTGACCGCCGACGGCGAACTCCGCCGCGCCACCCCGGACACCGAAAGCGACCTGTTCTGGGCGCTGCGCGGCGGCCGCGACAACTTCGGGATCGTCACCGCGCTGGAGTTCCGGCTCGTCCCGGTCACCCGGTTGTACGGCGGGAGCCTGCAGTTCGGCACCGAATCGCTGTCCGCCGTGCTCCACGCCTGGCGCGACTGGGCGGCGGACCTGCCGCGCGAGATGACGTCGTCGCTGGGCATGGTGCCGATGCCCGACCTGCCGATGGTGCCCGAGCCGCTGCGCGGGCAGCACGTCGCGCAGATCCGGATCGCCTACCTCGGCGACGCCGCAGAGGGTGAACGCCTGGTCGCCCCGCTGCGCGCCGCCGCCCCCCTGCTGGGTGACACGCTCGCCGAGATCCCGTTCACCGAATCGGGGAAGATCGCGAACGAGCCGCCGTTCCCGCACGGCTACCGCGCCGACAACGCCACCGTGTCCGAACTGGACGACACGATGCTCGACGCGATCCTCGAACACGCCGGCCCCGGCGCCCCGGTGCCGACCGTCGTCCTGCTGGACCTGCTCGGCGGCGCGCTGTCCGACCTGCCCGAGCACCCCGGCGTCGGCTGGGACCGTGAGGCCCGCTTCACCGTCCGCGCACTGTCCGTAGTGGACGACGCGGGCATGGCCGAGATCAAAGCGGCCCACGGGAAGCTGTTCGACGCGCTGAAGCCCAAGTCGACCGGCAAGCTCCTGACCTTCGTCTACGGCGACAGCGGCGCGGGCGACGAAGCGGCCAAGGTGTACTCCCCGGCCGATCTGCGGCGGCTCGCCGAGGTCAAGGCGGCCGTCGATCCGGCGAACCGTTTCCGGCTGACCCATAACGTCGAACCCGCGCGTGACGCTGGGTGA
- a CDS encoding nucleoporin Nup120/160, producing the protein MENPLIEAPVPPVPQDVEPGGVRWLRANVARFSRPEDHARRRALVLTELAPMGSLRDKAFALAKVMRDEVERVPVAVLAAELGLPDVSRDIATVSGAYHPHTEIGDDAEEAMRRLVEACGGAADERTAARIGLLVQACDATAKLLGKALAAHRPGEDVESLLDRVLRDDPPVRITRRWVGGEVVEVDLSEHPFGAGPKHCPGEASARQVAAGILDALLC; encoded by the coding sequence ATGGAGAATCCCCTGATCGAAGCCCCCGTTCCGCCGGTGCCCCAGGACGTCGAACCGGGCGGCGTCCGGTGGTTGCGCGCGAACGTCGCCCGGTTCAGCCGCCCGGAGGACCACGCGCGGCGGCGGGCGCTCGTGCTCACCGAGCTGGCGCCGATGGGGTCGTTGCGGGACAAGGCTTTCGCTCTCGCCAAGGTGATGCGGGACGAGGTGGAGCGGGTTCCGGTCGCCGTACTGGCCGCGGAACTCGGCCTGCCCGACGTTTCCCGCGACATCGCGACGGTTTCGGGCGCGTACCACCCGCATACGGAAATCGGGGACGACGCCGAGGAAGCCATGCGGCGGCTGGTCGAGGCCTGCGGCGGTGCCGCCGACGAGCGGACGGCCGCGCGGATCGGGCTCCTGGTGCAGGCCTGCGACGCGACGGCCAAACTGCTCGGCAAGGCGCTGGCCGCCCATCGGCCCGGTGAGGACGTCGAAAGCCTGCTCGACCGCGTCTTGCGTGACGATCCGCCGGTCCGGATCACCCGGCGGTGGGTCGGCGGCGAGGTGGTCGAGGTGGACCTGTCGGAGCATCCGTTCGGAGCAGGGCCGAAACACTGCCCCGGGGAAGCGTCGGCGCGGCAAGTGGCCGCGGGAATTCTCGACGCCCTGCTGTGCTAA
- a CDS encoding LysR family transcriptional regulator, with translation MELRQLEYFVAVAEEANFTRAAERLHVAQPGVSAQIRRLERELGQPLLDRSARAVRLTEVGAAALPHARAALAAVAGVRQAVDDLTGLVRGQVAMGMVSSRGPVNLPDLLARFHERHPAVDITLAEATSDILLAGVADGRFDVALIGVSGEPPPGIGLEVVLDEPMVAISGPDDPLTGQATITLSELESRSLVSLPKGTGMRAIVDAAFLADGAQPRVTLEAGDPNVVAELVGRGLGVAVVPMSLATHYTKLHAMKITRPAGLRAKLALAWRTEGPVSPAARVFISQARALLGL, from the coding sequence ATGGAACTGCGTCAGCTCGAATACTTCGTCGCGGTCGCCGAGGAGGCGAACTTCACCCGCGCCGCCGAGCGGCTGCATGTCGCGCAGCCCGGCGTCAGTGCCCAGATCCGCCGCCTCGAACGCGAACTCGGGCAGCCGCTGCTCGACCGGTCGGCCAGGGCGGTGCGGCTCACCGAGGTCGGCGCCGCCGCGCTCCCGCACGCCAGGGCCGCGCTCGCCGCCGTCGCCGGGGTGCGGCAGGCGGTCGACGATCTCACCGGCCTGGTCCGCGGCCAGGTCGCGATGGGCATGGTGTCCTCGCGCGGCCCGGTCAACCTGCCGGATCTGCTCGCGCGTTTCCACGAGCGTCATCCGGCCGTCGACATCACGCTCGCCGAGGCGACCTCCGACATCCTGCTCGCGGGCGTCGCCGACGGCCGGTTCGACGTCGCGCTGATCGGCGTCTCCGGCGAACCGCCGCCCGGGATCGGCCTGGAGGTCGTCCTCGACGAGCCGATGGTCGCCATCTCCGGTCCGGACGATCCGCTCACCGGGCAGGCCACGATCACGTTGTCGGAACTGGAAAGCCGGTCGCTGGTGAGCCTGCCGAAGGGCACCGGCATGCGCGCGATCGTCGACGCGGCGTTCCTCGCCGACGGCGCGCAGCCGCGGGTGACGCTGGAAGCCGGCGATCCGAACGTCGTCGCCGAACTGGTCGGGCGCGGGCTCGGGGTCGCCGTGGTGCCGATGTCGCTGGCGACGCATTACACGAAACTGCACGCCATGAAGATCACGCGGCCTGCCGGATTGCGCGCGAAACTGGCGCTGGCCTGGCGGACGGAGGGGCCGGTCAGCCCCGCCGCCCGCGTGTTCATCAGTCAGGCACGGGCGCTGCTCGGGTTGTGA
- a CDS encoding acyltransferase family protein, translated as MRTLDHDEFLAMRRFPALDGLRAIAATIVILFHFAGPKWSWLSGWVGVYIFFVLSGFLITTLLLREQDRTGRISLSAFYLRRVFRILPPYLVILGGIIVFVWLRGEFFTREFPHALKYYLTFFNEFFPASSPNGPDNFFSGSWTLGIEEKFYLFWPFLLVVAGAVGLAAAWRKLALAIAAFALMAGLVGVTSGWVLNGPQVPIYRSTVHYAILLIGCVLAIAMHYRRSYAVIKPLTHPLAAIPVFGAFALLHVNMESLWWETGSNLGLLIAYGLLSAMLLVVLVSPGPLRRLLATKVMRFVGERSYSLYLLQGPVHFAVVAAIPPLGEHRMISALTVFAVGLGIADLIHRWVEQPMILTGKKLIARRQERKALRAAEAELKRPNAVEAPSAAR; from the coding sequence GTGCGCACTTTGGACCATGACGAGTTCCTCGCCATGCGTCGGTTCCCCGCGCTAGACGGGCTGCGCGCGATCGCGGCCACCATTGTGATCCTCTTCCACTTCGCGGGTCCGAAGTGGAGCTGGCTGTCCGGCTGGGTCGGTGTCTACATCTTCTTCGTGCTGTCCGGGTTCCTGATCACGACGCTGCTGCTGCGTGAGCAGGACCGGACCGGCCGGATCTCGCTTTCGGCGTTCTACCTGCGGCGGGTGTTCCGGATCCTGCCGCCGTACCTGGTGATCCTCGGCGGGATCATCGTGTTCGTGTGGCTGCGCGGGGAGTTCTTCACCCGCGAGTTCCCGCACGCGCTGAAGTACTACCTGACCTTCTTCAACGAGTTCTTCCCCGCCAGCAGCCCGAACGGCCCGGACAACTTCTTCAGCGGCTCGTGGACGCTGGGCATCGAAGAGAAGTTCTACCTGTTCTGGCCGTTCCTGCTGGTGGTCGCGGGAGCCGTCGGGCTGGCCGCGGCCTGGCGCAAACTCGCGCTGGCGATCGCCGCGTTCGCGCTGATGGCCGGGCTGGTGGGGGTGACCAGCGGCTGGGTGCTCAACGGGCCGCAGGTGCCGATCTACCGGTCGACCGTGCACTACGCGATCCTGCTGATCGGCTGCGTGCTGGCGATCGCGATGCACTACCGCCGGTCCTACGCGGTGATCAAACCGCTGACCCATCCGCTCGCGGCGATCCCGGTGTTCGGCGCTTTCGCCCTGCTGCACGTCAACATGGAAAGCCTGTGGTGGGAGACCGGCAGCAACCTCGGCCTGCTGATCGCCTACGGCCTGCTCTCGGCGATGTTGCTGGTGGTGCTGGTCTCGCCGGGGCCGCTTCGCCGGCTGCTGGCGACGAAGGTGATGCGGTTCGTCGGTGAGCGCTCGTACTCGCTCTACCTGCTGCAGGGCCCGGTGCATTTCGCCGTGGTCGCGGCGATCCCGCCGCTGGGCGAGCACCGGATGATCAGCGCGCTGACCGTGTTCGCGGTCGGGCTCGGCATCGCGGACCTGATCCACCGCTGGGTGGAGCAGCCGATGATCCTCACCGGCAAGAAGCTGATCGCGCGCCGCCAGGAGCGCAAGGCGCTGCGCGCGGCCGAAGCCGAACTCAAGCGGCCGAACGCCGTCGAAGCCCCCAGCGCCGCGCGCTGA
- a CDS encoding RidA family protein has product MLTRMERINPPELGRPSGFSHAVAASGRFVFLAGQTALDAENRIVGDGVVEQFERALSNLLTALRAAGGKPSDLCSVTVYIVDMDDYRAHAREIGAVWKRLAGSEYPAMAGIGVSRLWDVEALVEVQGFAVV; this is encoded by the coding sequence ATGCTGACCCGTATGGAGCGCATCAACCCGCCCGAGCTCGGCCGTCCTTCCGGCTTCTCGCACGCCGTCGCGGCGAGTGGCCGGTTCGTCTTCCTCGCCGGTCAGACGGCGTTGGACGCGGAGAACCGCATCGTCGGCGACGGCGTGGTCGAGCAGTTCGAACGCGCGCTGTCCAACCTGCTGACCGCGTTGCGCGCGGCGGGCGGGAAGCCGTCGGACCTGTGCAGCGTGACCGTCTACATCGTCGACATGGACGACTACCGGGCCCACGCGCGCGAGATCGGCGCGGTGTGGAAGCGGCTGGCCGGGAGCGAGTACCCCGCGATGGCGGGGATCGGCGTCAGCCGGCTTTGGGACGTGGAAGCACTGGTCGAGGTGCAGGGCTTCGCGGTCGTTTAG